The following coding sequences are from one Melopsittacus undulatus isolate bMelUnd1 chromosome 14, bMelUnd1.mat.Z, whole genome shotgun sequence window:
- the LOC101872112 gene encoding interferon alpha-inducible protein 27-like protein 2A isoform X1 — protein sequence MVSKLKGAAIGAAVGTGAVLIGIPLAVTSLGFTGSGIVAGSIAAKMMSAAAIANGGGVAAGSTVAVLQSIGAAGLSLGAKIGLTTLLGSSGAALGAKLSKGNKKPPDDDEESQNSDDEEGSDGTAGTG from the exons ATGGTGAGCAAACTGAAGGGAGCAGCCATTGGAGCCGCGGTCGGAACAG GAGCGGTGCTCATTGGCATCCCGTTGGCCGTCACCTCACTGGGCTTTACGGGATCCGGCATCGTCGCCGGCTCCATTGCTGCCAAAATGATGTCAGCAGCTGCCATAGCCAACGGCGGGGGGGTAGCTGCCGGCAGCACCGTGGCCGTGCTGCAGTCCATTG gagctgcaggtttGTCTCTTGGTGCCAAAATAGGGCTGACGACTCTCCTGGGGTCATCAGGTGCAGCACTTGGTGCCAAGCTGTCCAAGGGGAATAAGAAGCCTCCAGATGATGATGAAGAAAGCCAAAACAGCGATGACGAGGAGGGTTCTGATGGCACAGCAGGCACTGGGTAG
- the LOC101872112 gene encoding interferon alpha-inducible protein 27-like protein 2A isoform X2: protein MVSKLKGAAIGAAVGTGAVLIGIPLAVTSLGFTGSGIVAGSIAAKMMSAAAIANGGGVAAGSTVAVLQSIGAALGAKLSKGNKKPPDDDEESQNSDDEEGSDGTAGTG from the exons ATGGTGAGCAAACTGAAGGGAGCAGCCATTGGAGCCGCGGTCGGAACAG GAGCGGTGCTCATTGGCATCCCGTTGGCCGTCACCTCACTGGGCTTTACGGGATCCGGCATCGTCGCCGGCTCCATTGCTGCCAAAATGATGTCAGCAGCTGCCATAGCCAACGGCGGGGGGGTAGCTGCCGGCAGCACCGTGGCCGTGCTGCAGTCCATTG GTGCAGCACTTGGTGCCAAGCTGTCCAAGGGGAATAAGAAGCCTCCAGATGATGATGAAGAAAGCCAAAACAGCGATGACGAGGAGGGTTCTGATGGCACAGCAGGCACTGGGTAG